A single genomic interval of Natator depressus isolate rNatDep1 chromosome 14, rNatDep2.hap1, whole genome shotgun sequence harbors:
- the CDC42EP4 gene encoding cdc42 effector protein 4 codes for MPILKQLVSNSAHSKRRSRVDLTAEMISAPLGDFRHTMHVGRAGDAFGDTSFLNSKAGEPESPEELGSSKPGLLSRKFRSSKRSQSVTRGDRRDMLGSLRDSAIFVKNAVSLPQLTEKEADKSAGKLPKSLSSSPVKKAPEEAAAPEEKPRPNGAATRPQSPGLDERDFGDLTDLPIVVPKSSYGMKHAESIMSFHIDLGPSMLGDVLSIMDKDQWDQDEDFGAMVPEEPQRDGGPTRVPAAHRLSQEGKPLLMAPACQDESRAVSYCLDSARSQGSRDSSLVSSCTAQGQECRPSPERQSYGIPDGARHGPPKQHNKEFSFADEEDDEIRV; via the coding sequence ATGCCGATCCTGAAGCAGCTCGTCTCCAACTCGGCCCACTCCAAGCGGCGCTCGCGGGTGGATCTGACGGCTGAGATGATCAGCGCCCCGCTGGGCGACTTCCGCCACACCATGCACGTGGGCAGAGCCGGGGACGCCTTCGGGGACACCTCCTTCCTCAACAGCAAGGCCGGCGAGCCGGAGTCCCCCGAGGAGCTGGGCTCCTCCAAGCCCGGCCTGCTGTCCCGCAAGTTCCGCAGCAGCAAGCGGTCGCAGTCGGTGACGCGCGGCGACCGGCGGGACATGCTGGGCTCCCTGCGGGACTCGGCCATCTTCGTGAAGAACGCTGTCTCCCTGCCTCAGCTCACCGAGAAGGAGGCCGACAAAAGCGCCGGGAAGCTGCCCAAGAGCCTTTCCTCGAGCCCTGTCAAGAAGGCCCCGGAGGAGGCGGCTGCCCCGGAGGAGAAGCCGCGCCCCAACGGTGCAGCCACCCgccctcagagccctggcctggATGAGCGCGATTTTGGGGACCTGACGGATTTGCCCATCGTGGTGCCGAAGAGCAGCTATGGCATGAAGCACGCCGAGTCCATCATGTCCTTCCACATCGACCTGGGGCCCTCCATGCTGGGGGACGTCCTGAGCATCATGGACAAAGACCAGTGGGACCAGGACGAAGACTTCGGCGCCATGGTACCTGAGGAGCCCCAACGGGATGGAGGCCCTACCCGGGTACCTGCAGCCCACCGGCTCAGCCAGGAAGGGAAGCCCCTGCTGATGGCACCAGCCTGCCAGGATGAGAGCAGGGCTGTGTCCTACTGCCTGGACTCTGCCCGGAGCCAGGGCAGCAGGGACAGCAGTTTGGTTTCTAGCTGCACGGCACAGGGGCAGGAGTGCCGCCCATCTCCTGAAAGGCAGAGCTACGGGATCCCAGATGGCGCCCGGCACGGCCCCCCCAAACAGCATAACAAAGAGTTCTCCTTCGCGGATGAGGAGGATGACGAAATCCGAGTGTAG